One Antedon mediterranea chromosome 1, ecAntMedi1.1, whole genome shotgun sequence genomic window, TCGACTGTGTGCACATTATTAACAGCGTTATTTGCACGGTTCGCCGCAATACTCCCAGCAATCATACAATATGTTATATTCTCAAatcatattaaatattcaatGTGGACAAACATTATTAACTGATTATACAAGCCGATGGAATGCGAGGGATCACGTTTCACTTGCACTTTCATCAGGAAAAAACAAGAACATTTCTTTTAGAGGAGAGGAGAAGTTGCAATTTCGGTTTGTTTAAACGTTCACCATTCGAAACTTGACAATCAACGTTGGTATTTGATTCGGTTTGTTTTACGTTTATCATCTACACTTGACGATCAATGTTAACGTATTGGATGTAGAATCTCGTGCATCGATCCGTTGGGAGGGAAGGGAAGTTGCCAGTTCGGTTTGATTTTACGGTCATCATCCGAAACTTGACAATCAACATTGACATTGGATGTAGATTCGCGTGAATCGATCCGTTGGGAGGGGAAGTTGCCAATTCAGTTTGTGTTTACGTTCATCATCCAAAACTTGACGATCAATGTTAAGGTATTGGATGTAGATTCACGTGCATCGATACGGTGAGAGTGAAGGAGAAGTTGCCAATTCGGTTTGGTTTTACGTTCATTGTGTTATACTGGGTATTTGGTGTAGATTCGCGTGCCGTAGATTAGAGGGGAGATTGCAAGTTGTTTTAAACTGTCAGTGATTGTTATGACAACCCCAAAGGCAACTCGAAAACATGTAAATGGTAAATAATCGATTAGTtacaattacatttaatattttaattattttaatcaacAGACGTGGTACCCGGTATAAATAATTCGTGATTGGCATACTGTTGATTGTAAAGAGTAAACCACGGCAATTCAATACCTAACAGGTTATTTCCATGAAAGACTTCGTCAAATGACGTAAAAACTAGTTagcataaagcgtggttcccactagcgacgcaaaggacgtaacgcaacgcaagtgaattgaccaatcacaagcgatggcttattcgcttgtgattgctaactgtctataacttcgcttgtcattggttaaaacgcttgcgttgcgtttacgtccttgcgttacgttctagtggcaaccaagctttagtataATATGGATCTCTTTACATCACGTGATGATGCTATTCATTTCACTCAAAACATAATTTCTGTCACAGCTTAAACACTGGAGGAAATGCAAtgaacaataacaaaaacacaGGTGTACTTCGTTGACCTTCTTCTTCCATGAATAATATATGAGGTTCATTATAAAGGACGAGTTTAATTAACAAGCAATTCATAGTGGCTAAGGAAGATTTGGCGGACTTGGCTTGCCATACTAGAGCGCATATGTTTCCGTACGTTTTCGTGCATCGGTTTTCGCTCAAAATGTATGAAAATGGTTGCTTTCGATCtatgtatattataatacagtgTTAATATTTATGTACACTTGCCTGTGTAACATGtgtgacaaacaaacaaacaatggaCAATCATTTTGCAGCTGAATTCAAGACGACGTCATTGAGAGTTCTCGATTAATTATCAATCCACATAATACACGCATTCAGAGTACCGTGGTGTTTGGGGAAATAGCTATACCAATCATTGTGCTCAATAAacattaaaggccaggtgcgtgCAAAAAAtgctattgatcatacattgcaataattatcgatctatagtttccccatgtttcataatttttgggattttatttgtgttacacaagcttgttgaaaataagcactttcttatcagtgggggatagttcaaattacacagtaaaatctctataaTTCTATGTTGTAGAGAGgcaaaataaacggtgtggtaaaaaaatgttatcagatgactaattataggtaatataggcctaactttaattttaagtttctggtatttttattcaatttcagagttttattttcatgctatagcaaaaattatccaccgtataacCACCAtctttttcaccttctagggagtcaccagacattaTTACATtgggttaaactacctaactactgaaaaaagtctcTTTTTTTGCCAagttttgtatttgaccattttaagagaaattcatgttttttcgtcttgatttctattacaaatatttgatgaaATGTACAataccagatattatatttaaaattcatgcctgtacctgagctttaagaaGAAAATAAAGAGTATTGACTGTGTAACAATTCCCAAGAGTTGACGATGATATTACTAGATTTCCCATTAGAACAATTCCATGATACCTGTGTTTTGGTTGTAATTAATATAGGGTTAGTGTTTTAATGAGTTGATGGTCCAACCGCTGTTTCTCTTAGGAACTGAAATCCAATTCAGATAATTGGCTCATTATTTGATCATTAGACTAATACAACTGATGCGTAGAGTGACGTCACgatgtaaatttgtttttttacattacgtaacattgattttttttttcagcctCAATGGAAATAAGAGTAATTTACACGGCAAgaacaacattaattattattactttatgtGTTGACAACTGTAATAATTTAACTATGTTTATCATTATCGTAGGCCTATTAAATTCAAGTGATAGgcatttttatttgataataccAAAACATGAATTTTAATTAAGTTTGAACAATTTGACAAATGTGGTTtgctaaaaaatgtattatcttatttattatttattttattatttccatCATAATGTTACGCTATTCGTCTTAATTTTGGTTCAGATAAGATTCCTAGGTGGACTACGgtattaaaatacaatacaaaagtatCTACAAGAAGGTATTTACATTTAATagattacagtacagtattggttaatttcaaatgtgtatcaataattacttttaaacatctaggcctactataaaacAGACAAAAATTAGGCCATGCTAGACTTATAGACTATGGAAGGCCTCCTGTAGATATGATTGGattcatgttgtttatttattgtaatcaaAGTTGgtcctacatttaaaaaattacacaaaGATTTTATTTGTACAATATTCGGCCTTTTTGGCTTACCTATTCGGGAACAGAAGAAGACTTCTGTGAGTTCTTGGCACATTATCAAGCATTTGCTGTTTGTTTATAGGCTTAAATTCTATTCTCAATTTTGTCCAAgtacttgcactgatgaagggctagtgttgcccgaaagctcctcttatttagctttttgcttattttattttgtatctccattgagatccagccactgatacccatagAGTTGTCAATttgtcagtaatttgcctttggatttataaaacatatatttttttgcaaCGACAATGATAGAGCTACTATTGTTttaattcagtttagtttatattattggtGCTTGTTTAATGCCAACATTTAGATCCATtcctttttatatatattcataatatttaGCTCTAAGGAGCTTAGTCGTATAATCCGTGATTTAATCTTCCAGGGACCGCGCACGTCAGTGGGATAATTTACTGACAGTCGACTGCATTCTAGAAGATTTTCTCATGTTCTATACATCTAAAGGGTAAACAAACATACAGACGTTCATAACGTCTCGTGCTCAATATTAACAGAGCGCCTCATTATGGCAcatcaattcaattttatttcgaAAATGTCATCCATATCGACAAACGTACaaacagaaaaaagaaaaaagaaaattcgcCAACTAAAAGCTTAAATATATAGGATAattctccatctacaatacatgTTTTGAGTTATGGAGTatatgtttgcaaacacaaACAACAAGAAAATAAGAATACATCGCCAGTCAGTATAATAGGCAAAAACACTTTTTAGTATCATTGTTTTACCATTCGTGTGAAACGAGGAAATCAGATTTAGATTTCTATATTGGTCATTAAACATTAGTCCACACGATGTTTCTGGCTTAGAATGTGTTCACTAGGCCTGTACTGCTGTTATACAGTAACAAAGTATTGAAACTACCATAAACAAAATCAGTTTTAGTCCACGTATTTAGAATAGGTggtctaataaaaaaaataggcaGAGCAGATGGAAATTAACTGCCAGTTGCTATGacgatcaatcaatcaaaatcgaTGCATGCAAAATCATAGTAATAGAATTCTGTCAATTAAATTGCTTAagcaaagaatatattaaaaatcatGCAGAGATTATAATTTGTAGGTTTACACTAATTATACCGGTATCGGTGTAAAGGAAATAATATTGAGGTTGATTTTGTAAAATCAGTCACAACTctctctttttttaaaataagcaTTCTCTTTCTCGGCTGTGTGGCTTGGCTGGAAATTATGACTTtctgttaaaaaatgttaacaataatATAGGAAATGTCCTACTTACGTTTGTGATGGTAATCCAAAGTATTTAATATTCCACTTAATTGTTTTCGAGTGTGCTGTGTACTATGAACAGCCGTCAAACGTTGTTATCACTGTTCGACCAGTACTATTGAAATGTCTCTCTAATCATCATAATTGTAGCATTGTTGCAGAGCTGTCGCTGTGTAGCTGCATCCTCATCCTCAGTGTCAAAGGTAAAAAGAGAAATTATATTGGTGGCGTTTGTCATTTTTACACAAATTCAAACgtcatggttcccactagagacgtaGGACAAGGACGTATGGAGAAACGCAAGCGAGTTTACCATTAaacttggtttccactaggacgcaacgtaatgacgtaagcgcaacccAAGTAaattgacaaatcacaagcaaTGGTTCATTCGAACTGTCACTTGTGACGTTGtgtttacgtctttgcgttgcgtaatagtgggaaccaagcataatgcttggttcccactagcgacacaacacaaggacgtaacgcaacgcaagtgaattgaccaatcacaagcgatggcttattcgcttgtgattgctaactgtctataacttcgcttgtcattggttaaaacgcttgcgttgcgtttacgtccttgcgtcacgttctagtgggaaccaagcttaatgctTGGTTTCCAATTGAGAGGCAAgacaagaacgtaacgcaacgcaacgtaagtgagttgaccaatcacaagcgatgaattattcgaacggtcgcttgtcattgattggtttgtttgttagtttatttttatactgggttacctcttcagtcaaagactggtctcccagagggcccggTTGGTGATCattggctgtgatgtactaatacaccggggtaaccccctactcgtctcgaaagatgtactaggttatttaaagtgcacacgagctagttgtgtacactggacctacggtttatagtccttatccgagaagactcgttctatcaccagaaccatggagtgagtgagcctcgaacccctgccgatgttatggttacgtaattacggttccactgtcttaaccgctcggccactcactcactggTCAacacgtttgcgttgcgtttacgtccttgcgttacatcCTAGTGAAAACCAAGTTTAGAAGcgagtttgaataatccatcactaAATCATCATCACTAAAATATTGttctttttactaattttggTCTAGAACATAGACTCTAGCATAGATCATAGGTCGTCACAAACCGATAGCAGTTCATATATGTTAGTGGGTGTGGTCTGATAGACAACCAAGAACCAATAGGCCTCTTTTAAcccaatacaaaataatgttcaaCGCACGTATAGATTAGGCCTAACCTTTATTAAGGGCTATAAGATTGATACAGCTATGCGGGTTAagtataacaataatacatgaatataaaaatatgatataataatcCATACAACCTAATTCACAGAGCCAACGCTATCAGCGTCTGTTTTCTATATTTACAATAAGACAATAAGATACAATGTTTTTCCATACAGAATTCTACTTTTTCATAAAATACTggtaaaaacacatttataaaCCTGAGACATCATTTCTATCGTAGATATATTTCACATAACATTATAGCTGTATTGGCGCAGTTCACGATCAAACAAATGCGTTTCAGATTTTAAAGTTACTGATACTCTAAACGCGTTTTTAGAATTTAAACTCGAATCCTAAACGCATTTTTGTTTGACACCTTTAAACATGTTCGTAATTTAACCGAATAAATAgcatgtattatattttaattactttttttatgtacaatagaaagtttaaaatacatatttattgttCTTTATGTAATTAAAGTTTAAAGTAGTTTACATATTATCAATTTACAATGTCTAGGTCTAAATAGATTAACAAttagaaaaacaatattactatatgtttagttatttactgtattaagcTTCTAAACTAATTATCATTGCGGTCGCCAACCAGTCGCAAATTTCATAATCTTCGCAGCATCAATCTCCGACATTCCTAAATCTGATTTTAACATTTCCTTATTTAAATCAACCAGCATGTCACCATCAATTTTGTGAGTTTTAAAAGTTTCTATGTACTTCTCCAAGTTTAGCAATCGCATGCATTCACTTATTTGGGCAACATTAACTCCTTTAAGATTTCTTGGTACATCAGCCATCGAACGTATTTCATTGTTGTTACTACTGATGCGATTCCGGAACGGCTTGGGTTGTGTCTGTGGACCAGTTCTAGGGGTATAGTGTATCGCCGGGCTTGAAAACTGACGTTTCGTTGGTGGGGGCAATGTACCGCCGTTTGTAAGTTTCTGCTGTTTGAATGGGTATGCGTCGCTTTCTCTACGTGGGGCATATCCATTATTGAAAGTTTGGTTGGTTAGCCCGTCTACCAGATCTGATTGCGATTTCCGTCGTTCTGTTGCCATCTTTAGTTCGGTCATTAGGTCGACTGTCTGGTTCTGTGGCTTAGGCCTGGGACTTTGTTGCTGTACAGGTCTAAGCTTTGCTAACTGACTTGCGAATTCATTATAGGGTTCTTCTGATACTGACCGTGTGAAATCAGCACGTTGAGAATTGAAAACCGGTGGGAGTGGTGGTGGCAATGGCGCCGCTGGTTGTTGCGAAACTGGATCTTGGAAAGCAGGTGGTGGGGGTGGCGAAGGTGGAACAGTACCATTCATTGTATTGTTTGCGTAAATATGATGTGGGAACATTTCCACTTCTGCGTTCATGTAGTCTGTTTCATCTTCTGGATAACGATGTATGACAGCATCCACTATATGTTGGTTAGGAGAAACGTTGATGATGTCTGACTGATGTCTCCAGTTGTTGTTTATCATTTGGTTATTATGACCTCTGGATGATCTTGGTGTTGTGGCATAAGCAGACAAAGCTCTCTGGTGTTCCATCTCTTGTTTCTTGTAGTCTGGAACAGGAATATCTACTGGCATGTTCTTCCTTAGTGTTGCGTAAAATTCAGGGCCCTCAGCAAGACGATCTTGTTGAGTATCTCTGTGAAGGTCGGTGATTACTGATCCATTTCGTCGTTCAGGACGGGATGCATCCATTCGACCATCTAGTGAGGAATTTGATGAGAAAGAAGAAACTGAAGGTGTGTTTCCTTTCTTTAGGATTGACCGAGGCGTGGTTGACGTCGAATTGTCTCGTTTCTCTTTTGGTGTTTTCTCAGTCTGCTGTTTAGAATCTTTTACCTGTTttggtaattttgtttttgaatttgtttgattatttttcttaacTGATGTTGGCGTTGACTGATCAGATTTTGGAGAGCTTTTTTGAGTGACATCATTTGTTGGCGAAGGAGGTGCCTGGGATTTGGGTGTTGAAGACGCCTGAGCTTTTGGGGCTGACGGTGCCTTAGCTTTCACTGGTGTTTTATTCTCTTTAACTTGTGTCTTGTTGTTAACGTCACTCTTTTCAGTTTCTTTTACCTTGTTAGGTACTTCTTTAGTCTGCGAAGACGAATTATTACCAGCTTTCTTGTTGGATTTCTTTGATTGTCCTTCACCTTTAGAAGCTGATTGTTCAACTTTTCCATTTTCTTTCTTAGGAGCCTTTTGCTTTTGTCTGGCTGGTTGTGATTTTGACCTTTTTTCTGCAGACTTTTCGGCAGACTTTGCCACTTTTCTTCCTCTACCATTCTGTACAACGGGAGTTGCTTCCTTTCTTTCAGTTTGGGTTTCTAGATTTGGTTTATTACCAGCATCATTATTTGTCTTTTTGTCATTTTCTGAGTTACTTTCGATAACTGTGGGCCGTTTCTTTTTTCTACGACCAGTCAATGTTCCGAACAGCCAACCAGAAAAAGATCCTTTCTCTGAACCATtcttattctttttatttttggtgTCTTTTAAAATGTCACCTGTCGAGACAGCTTTTTTCAAACGTTCCTCGCGTTCCATTGCGTTCACATACGTTTTTGAACCGCGTGCTCCCAGACTTCTGGGTTTTTCTGCTAATTGATCGACTGATTTTGAACGTGTACGTACTGGGCCGACAGTTTTTGACGCTGGGCTGCTACTACCGGAAGGTGGCCTccgtttttgttttgtttctacATATAGGACAGCAGCTGGGACAGCGTGCTCAATGTCTGTTTGCGTGGAACTCTTTTCAAGTCGTTTGTCCGAGAAGAATGTGATTtctaaaagacaaaaaaaaacgtatttgtaaattagaaaatatgattaaaatcaGCATTGTTCTTTTCCCATAAACTAATGTATAATTAACACAGAAATTAagatgttttattattatcattttagtATTATTGGTATCATATTTTAGTTATTTCTCCACATGAGTGTATTCAGGCTTAGATATTTCTTAATTTCTCTAGacttctttaaaataataaatattacaagaTTTAGCAGGTTTGAAAGAAGATGATGTATCAACATGTCAGTATAATCGCTTTGCTTGTCATACACAATTTCTATGTTTGTAGTATTCTTCATCCTTCATGGAATAAATTGCCGACGGCAAACGACTCTCATACAGATTAAATATGGTGTTCTGTTACAAATTGGCACGCATAAATATTTGTgaatattgtatgtatttatGCTGAAGAGTAATTGTCGTACGAAATGCATTTTTACATATAAATCAGCTCTAAGTGTGTTCAAGGTATACTGTATGGAATCGAACAAATATGATGTTTCTGTTACAAAATACCATAGACTTTCTCACTATTATGTTTGGGATACAGTCTGACACGTCTAACGTGTAGAGATGGGGACAGAATTTAATTATATCAtggttttttattgttttatcgcagttttatac contains:
- the LOC140052035 gene encoding uncharacterized protein isoform X1, with protein sequence MSKVEDIKWSRQTHSLKDVLRKYTFPQILKVTAGTYSPDENESFSAGKVMRIHQLCRQTRVLASDRRGNHISIPIRYGNARFEIINSKGKNSKPMYLREIIDRCLLPREVRFAVDDDPKFRLQFANTLATEEKFSTLLLKTMYEESFIQGNAINQNLLDTMVINLPVHAKLEVAVAECFRDSPVANWDKYTNLLERLVNKHVTFKLNAGNNQITFFSDKRLEKSSTQTDIEHAVPAAVLYVETKQKRRPPSGSSSPASKTVGPVRTRSKSVDQLAEKPRSLGARGSKTYVNAMEREERLKKAVSTGDILKDTKNKKNKNGSEKGSFSGWLFGTLTGRRKKKRPTVIESNSENDKKTNNDAGNKPNLETQTERKEATPVVQNGRGRKVAKSAEKSAEKRSKSQPARQKQKAPKKENGKVEQSASKGEGQSKKSNKKAGNNSSSQTKEVPNKVKETEKSDVNNKTQVKENKTPVKAKAPSAPKAQASSTPKSQAPPSPTNDVTQKSSPKSDQSTPTSVKKNNQTNSKTKLPKQVKDSKQQTEKTPKEKRDNSTSTTPRSILKKGNTPSVSSFSSNSSLDGRMDASRPERRNGSVITDLHRDTQQDRLAEGPEFYATLRKNMPVDIPVPDYKKQEMEHQRALSAYATTPRSSRGHNNQMINNNWRHQSDIINVSPNQHIVDAVIHRYPEDETDYMNAEVEMFPHHIYANNTMNGTVPPSPPPPPAFQDPVSQQPAAPLPPPLPPVFNSQRADFTRSVSEEPYNEFASQLAKLRPVQQQSPRPKPQNQTVDLMTELKMATERRKSQSDLVDGLTNQTFNNGYAPRRESDAYPFKQQKLTNGGTLPPPTKRQFSSPAIHYTPRTGPQTQPKPFRNRISSNNNEIRSMADVPRNLKGVNVAQISECMRLLNLEKYIETFKTHKIDGDMLVDLNKEMLKSDLGMSEIDAAKIMKFATGWRPQ
- the LOC140052035 gene encoding uncharacterized protein isoform X2, encoding MVINLPVHAKLEVAVAECFRDSPVANWDKYTNLLERLVNKHVTFKLNAGNNQITFFSDKRLEKSSTQTDIEHAVPAAVLYVETKQKRRPPSGSSSPASKTVGPVRTRSKSVDQLAEKPRSLGARGSKTYVNAMEREERLKKAVSTGDILKDTKNKKNKNGSEKGSFSGWLFGTLTGRRKKKRPTVIESNSENDKKTNNDAGNKPNLETQTERKEATPVVQNGRGRKVAKSAEKSAEKRSKSQPARQKQKAPKKENGKVEQSASKGEGQSKKSNKKAGNNSSSQTKEVPNKVKETEKSDVNNKTQVKENKTPVKAKAPSAPKAQASSTPKSQAPPSPTNDVTQKSSPKSDQSTPTSVKKNNQTNSKTKLPKQVKDSKQQTEKTPKEKRDNSTSTTPRSILKKGNTPSVSSFSSNSSLDGRMDASRPERRNGSVITDLHRDTQQDRLAEGPEFYATLRKNMPVDIPVPDYKKQEMEHQRALSAYATTPRSSRGHNNQMINNNWRHQSDIINVSPNQHIVDAVIHRYPEDETDYMNAEVEMFPHHIYANNTMNGTVPPSPPPPPAFQDPVSQQPAAPLPPPLPPVFNSQRADFTRSVSEEPYNEFASQLAKLRPVQQQSPRPKPQNQTVDLMTELKMATERRKSQSDLVDGLTNQTFNNGYAPRRESDAYPFKQQKLTNGGTLPPPTKRQFSSPAIHYTPRTGPQTQPKPFRNRISSNNNEIRSMADVPRNLKGVNVAQISECMRLLNLEKYIETFKTHKIDGDMLVDLNKEMLKSDLGMSEIDAAKIMKFATGWRPQ